A genomic stretch from Mycobacterium paraterrae includes:
- the recX gene encoding recombination regulator RecX, translated as MSSPSPLPSTSEPSRGEQARALCLRLLTARARTRAELAAQLAKRGYPDDLSTQVLDRLTEVGLVDDADFAEQWVHSRLANAGKGKRALAAELQTKGVDKELITSVLGGINPADERGRAEELVRKKLRRESLSDEAADARVTRRLVGMLARRGFSQGMAFDVVSVELAGERERRRV; from the coding sequence ATGTCGAGCCCCTCCCCGCTCCCGTCGACTTCTGAGCCATCTCGCGGTGAGCAGGCGCGGGCGTTGTGTCTGCGCCTGCTCACCGCGCGGGCGCGAACCCGCGCCGAGTTGGCGGCTCAGCTGGCCAAGCGTGGCTATCCCGACGATCTCAGCACGCAGGTGCTGGATCGGCTGACCGAGGTCGGGTTGGTGGACGACGCGGACTTCGCTGAGCAGTGGGTGCACTCGCGGTTGGCCAACGCGGGAAAAGGTAAGCGTGCGTTGGCTGCTGAGTTGCAGACCAAGGGTGTGGACAAGGAACTGATCACGTCGGTGCTTGGCGGCATCAACCCTGCCGACGAGCGAGGCCGGGCCGAAGAGCTGGTCCGCAAGAAGCTGCGGCGTGAAAGTCTCAGCGATGAGGCCGCCGATGCCAGGGTCACGCGCCGCTTGGTGGGAATGCTTGCCCGGCGAGGCTTCAGCCAGGGGATGGCCTTCGACGTGGTCAGCGTCGAGTTGGCCGGCGAGCGGGAGCGCCGGCGCGTCTAG
- the recA gene encoding recombinase RecA, whose product MAQAPDREKALELAMAQIEKSHGKGSVMRLGDEVRQPISVIPTGSIALDVALGIGGLPRGRIVEIYGPESSGKTTVALHAVANAQAAGGIAAFIDAEHALDPDYAHKLGVDTDSLLVSQPDTGEQALEIADMLIRSGALDILVVDSVAALVPRAEIEGEMGDSHVGLQARLMSQALRKITGALSNSGTTAIFINQLREKIGVMFGSPETTTGGKALKFYSSVRLDVRRIETLKDGTDAVGNRTRVKVVKNKVSPPFKQAEFDILYGRGISREGSLIDMGVDQGFVRKSGSWFTYEGEQLGQGKENARNFLLENVDVANEIEKKIKEKLGIGAVLTDDANVEPLPAPVDF is encoded by the coding sequence ATGGCACAAGCCCCAGACCGCGAAAAGGCCCTCGAATTGGCGATGGCCCAAATTGAGAAGAGTCACGGCAAAGGCTCGGTGATGCGCCTCGGAGACGAAGTGCGTCAACCGATTTCGGTCATCCCGACCGGATCTATCGCGCTAGATGTGGCGCTGGGCATCGGCGGCCTTCCTCGTGGCCGCATCGTCGAGATCTACGGCCCGGAGTCTTCGGGTAAAACCACCGTCGCTCTGCACGCGGTGGCCAACGCGCAGGCCGCCGGTGGCATCGCGGCATTCATCGACGCCGAGCACGCGCTGGATCCCGACTACGCCCACAAGTTGGGTGTCGACACCGATTCGCTGCTGGTCAGCCAGCCGGACACCGGTGAGCAGGCCCTCGAGATCGCGGACATGCTGATCCGTTCAGGTGCGCTGGACATCTTGGTCGTCGACTCGGTCGCCGCGCTGGTGCCCCGCGCAGAGATCGAAGGCGAGATGGGTGACAGTCACGTCGGACTGCAGGCTCGGCTGATGAGCCAGGCGCTGCGGAAAATCACCGGTGCGCTGAGCAATTCGGGCACCACGGCGATCTTCATCAACCAGCTCCGCGAGAAGATCGGCGTGATGTTCGGTTCGCCCGAAACCACCACGGGCGGAAAGGCGTTGAAGTTCTACTCCTCGGTGCGTCTGGATGTGCGACGGATCGAGACGCTGAAAGACGGCACCGACGCGGTCGGTAACCGCACCCGAGTCAAGGTCGTCAAGAACAAGGTGTCGCCGCCGTTCAAGCAGGCCGAGTTCGACATCCTTTACGGGCGTGGTATCAGCCGCGAGGGCTCGCTGATCGACATGGGCGTGGATCAGGGCTTCGTCCGCAAGTCCGGGTCGTGGTTCACCTACGAAGGCGAGCAGTTGGGGCAGGGTAAAGAGAACGCCCGCAACTTCCTGCTGGAGAACGTCGACGTGGCCAACGAGATCGAGAAGAAGATCAAGGAAAAGCTCGGTATCGGTGCCGTGCTGACCGATGACGCCAATGTCGAGCCCCTCCCCGCTCCCGTCGACTTCTGA
- a CDS encoding ATP-binding protein: MRGLRLPHARAIAADVLATARAQRWDPTEVIKALLTEESAGRARSMLAARRKAAGFPTGKTFDVWDPNASSIPLPTQQALQTLEWVGRRENLVVCGPAGTGKTFFLEALGQKVIEAGMPVAWFTLEQIGVLVRAHRADDSLGKAVAKIVRAELVVIDDVGLLPVGADAAEGLYRIVEAAYERRSVAISSNLHPSGFDELMPKTLATATVDRLLHHAHLCQTSGDSVRLAQALHGKGVKPLS; the protein is encoded by the coding sequence ATGCGTGGGCTGCGGTTGCCGCACGCCCGCGCGATCGCCGCCGACGTGCTGGCCACTGCCCGAGCTCAACGCTGGGACCCCACCGAGGTGATCAAAGCGCTGCTGACCGAGGAGTCCGCCGGCCGGGCCCGGTCCATGCTGGCCGCCCGCCGCAAAGCCGCCGGCTTCCCGACCGGGAAGACATTCGACGTGTGGGACCCCAATGCGTCGTCGATCCCGTTACCGACCCAGCAGGCGCTACAGACCCTGGAGTGGGTGGGTCGTCGGGAGAACCTGGTGGTCTGCGGGCCCGCTGGCACCGGCAAGACGTTCTTCCTCGAAGCGTTGGGGCAGAAGGTCATCGAAGCCGGGATGCCGGTGGCGTGGTTCACCCTCGAGCAGATCGGGGTCCTGGTTCGGGCGCACCGCGCTGACGATTCGTTGGGCAAGGCCGTGGCCAAGATCGTGCGTGCCGAGCTCGTGGTGATTGACGACGTTGGACTGTTGCCCGTCGGTGCCGATGCCGCTGAAGGGCTCTACCGCATCGTCGAGGCCGCCTATGAACGGCGCTCGGTGGCGATCTCATCGAACCTGCACCCCAGTGGTTTCGATGAGCTGATGCCCAAGACGTTGGCGACTGCCACCGTGGACCGGCTGCTGCATCACGCGCACCTGTGCCAGACCAGCGGAGACTCCGTGCGGCTGGCCCAAGCCCTGCACGGGAAGGGAGTCAAACCCTTGAGCTGA
- a CDS encoding limonene-1,2-epoxide hydrolase, producing the protein MTEQTLENTRTVEVFLHALQDADLDTAGGALAEDLVYQNVGLPTIHGRRRAMKLFSSLGGASAFEVKIHRIAADGAAVLTERTDALIFGPLRLQFWVCGVFEVHDGQITLWRDYFDFFDMFKATLRGIAGLVVPSLRASL; encoded by the coding sequence ATGACCGAGCAGACTCTCGAGAACACCCGCACTGTCGAGGTCTTCCTGCATGCGCTGCAGGACGCCGATCTCGACACTGCAGGCGGCGCGCTCGCCGAAGATCTGGTGTACCAGAACGTCGGCCTTCCAACGATTCACGGCCGCCGCCGCGCGATGAAGCTATTCAGTTCGCTGGGCGGCGCCAGCGCCTTCGAGGTGAAGATCCATCGGATCGCCGCCGACGGCGCCGCGGTGCTCACCGAGCGCACCGACGCGCTGATCTTCGGCCCGCTGCGCCTGCAATTCTGGGTGTGCGGCGTTTTCGAGGTCCACGACGGACAGATCACGTTATGGCGGGACTATTTCGACTTCTTCGACATGTTCAAAGCGACCCTGCGCGGCATCGCCGGCCTGGTCGTCCCGTCGCTTCGGGCGTCGTTGTGA
- a CDS encoding DUF349 domain-containing protein: MTSDEPHIEAQEARPSPRPGPRPGPKPTPRPPAHPVVAVPASDPHKFGRVDDDGTVWLISSAGERVVGSWQAGDPEAAFAHFGRRFDDLSTEIALLEERLTAGTGDARKIKATAAALAETLPNANVLGDIDALAARLNAIAEHASEAAAADRTRRDEHRAAQTARKEALAAEAEELATTSTQWKVAGDRLRTILDEWKTITGLDRKTDDALWKRYSAARETFNRRRGSHFAELDRDRAGAREAKEKLCVKAEALVDSTDWGPTSAEFRKLLVDWKAAGRAARDVDDALWARFKGAQDSFFKARNAATAERDAEFHTNAAAKEALLAEAEKIDTSNPKAAAAALRAIGDKWDAIGKVPREKSADLERRLRAVEKKVRDAAEPSGPDPEAQARADQFRERAEQYERQARKAEAAGRIKEAQEAKANAEQWRQWADAAADALTRKR, translated from the coding sequence ATGACGTCTGACGAGCCACACATCGAAGCCCAGGAAGCCCGGCCGAGCCCGAGGCCGGGACCACGGCCAGGTCCCAAGCCGACCCCACGTCCCCCCGCTCACCCGGTAGTAGCGGTGCCCGCCAGCGACCCGCACAAGTTCGGTCGGGTCGACGACGACGGCACGGTGTGGCTGATCAGTTCGGCCGGTGAACGCGTGGTCGGCTCTTGGCAGGCCGGTGACCCCGAAGCGGCATTCGCCCACTTCGGGCGCCGATTCGACGACCTCAGCACGGAAATCGCGCTGCTTGAAGAGCGCTTGACGGCCGGCACCGGCGATGCCCGCAAGATCAAGGCGACAGCCGCAGCACTGGCCGAGACACTGCCCAACGCCAACGTCCTCGGCGACATCGACGCGCTCGCCGCTCGCCTGAACGCCATCGCCGAGCACGCCAGCGAAGCGGCCGCGGCCGACCGGACGCGCCGCGACGAGCATCGCGCGGCCCAGACCGCGCGCAAGGAAGCTTTGGCCGCCGAAGCCGAGGAACTGGCCACCACGTCAACGCAATGGAAGGTCGCGGGCGACCGGCTGCGCACGATTCTCGATGAGTGGAAGACGATCACCGGGTTGGATCGCAAAACCGACGATGCGCTGTGGAAGCGCTACTCGGCGGCGCGGGAGACGTTCAACCGGCGGCGCGGATCGCACTTCGCCGAATTGGACCGCGATCGGGCGGGTGCCCGCGAGGCCAAAGAGAAGCTCTGCGTGAAAGCCGAAGCACTCGTGGATTCGACGGACTGGGGCCCCACCAGTGCCGAATTCCGCAAGCTGCTCGTGGACTGGAAAGCTGCCGGGCGCGCGGCGCGCGACGTCGACGACGCACTGTGGGCGCGCTTCAAAGGCGCCCAGGACAGCTTTTTCAAGGCCCGCAACGCCGCCACCGCCGAACGGGACGCCGAATTCCACACGAACGCCGCCGCGAAAGAGGCGCTACTCGCCGAGGCGGAGAAGATCGACACCAGCAATCCGAAGGCGGCCGCAGCGGCGCTGCGCGCGATCGGTGACAAGTGGGACGCGATTGGCAAGGTCCCGCGGGAGAAGTCGGCCGATCTCGAGCGGCGTCTGCGCGCGGTCGAGAAGAAAGTGCGCGACGCCGCGGAGCCGTCCGGCCCTGACCCCGAGGCTCAGGCCCGCGCCGATCAATTCCGGGAGCGCGCCGAGCAGTACGAGCGTCAGGCCCGAAAAGCCGAGGCGGCCGGCCGCATCAAGGAAGCCCAGGAGGCCAAGGCCAACGCCGAACAGTGGCGGCAGTGGGCCGACGCGGCAGCCGACGCGCTGACTCGCAAGCGCTAA
- the istA gene encoding IS21 family transposase: protein MKSDGELMEILNAYDLTGSYRAAAELCGCSHHTVKKAVEDRNAGLPPATRRARMIDDWRDLLETWVADSKGKIRGDKAHDKLVALGYTGTDRTTRRSLAEIKAQWRLGNTRVHRPWITEPGLWLQYDFADGPLVAGRKIVLLVAWLAWSRYRVVVALRDRTAPSVFAGLDRIFRIVGGAPTYLLTDNEKTVTTGHIAGVPVRNRAAVTFGRYYGLSVLTCEPADPATKGGVENAVKLAKADIVPTETNLLPQYDSFADVEAACAGFTTEINARVHRITGRRPAEMLIQERPALHAVPDLPHTAALGVTRRVPDNTPMVTFDHCQYSLPATLLGQTVWIRDHDGTDEVVICALDGGGPVEVARHRRAAPGSPAINDDHFPEHRDKVPGDYRVRARTVSEQTFLALGPGAAVWLKEAAAVGTERILQKMAHAVELSALTGRADVDWALGHAGVHGRFATGDLDSILASKGMDTTRRGADEDTSLAQGTSGWNLFGRNVIDADEAGIA from the coding sequence TTGAAGTCTGACGGAGAACTCATGGAAATACTCAATGCCTACGACCTGACCGGGTCCTACCGCGCCGCGGCCGAGCTGTGTGGGTGCTCGCACCACACCGTGAAGAAAGCGGTCGAGGATCGCAACGCTGGGCTGCCCCCGGCCACGCGGCGGGCCCGGATGATCGATGATTGGCGCGACCTGCTGGAAACCTGGGTCGCTGATTCGAAGGGCAAGATCCGCGGCGACAAAGCCCACGACAAGCTGGTGGCGTTGGGCTACACCGGCACCGACCGCACCACCCGCCGTTCGTTGGCGGAGATCAAAGCGCAATGGCGCCTTGGCAATACACGCGTGCACCGGCCCTGGATCACCGAGCCAGGACTGTGGCTACAGTACGACTTCGCCGACGGCCCCCTTGTCGCCGGCCGCAAGATCGTGCTGCTCGTGGCGTGGCTGGCGTGGAGCCGCTACCGCGTCGTGGTGGCTTTGCGGGACCGCACCGCACCCAGTGTCTTCGCCGGCCTGGACCGCATCTTTCGCATCGTCGGTGGTGCTCCGACCTACCTGCTCACCGACAACGAGAAGACCGTCACCACTGGACACATCGCCGGAGTTCCGGTCCGCAACCGGGCCGCGGTCACCTTCGGCCGCTACTACGGCCTTTCGGTGCTGACGTGTGAACCCGCCGACCCAGCCACCAAGGGTGGGGTGGAGAACGCGGTGAAGCTCGCCAAAGCCGACATCGTGCCTACTGAGACCAACCTCCTGCCGCAGTACGACTCGTTCGCCGACGTCGAAGCCGCATGCGCCGGTTTCACCACCGAGATCAACGCCCGCGTGCACCGGATCACGGGACGCCGGCCGGCCGAGATGCTCATTCAGGAACGCCCGGCCCTGCACGCGGTTCCTGACCTGCCCCACACCGCCGCGTTGGGGGTGACCCGCCGGGTTCCCGACAACACCCCGATGGTCACCTTCGACCACTGCCAATACTCGCTGCCCGCAACTCTTCTGGGCCAGACAGTGTGGATCCGTGACCACGACGGCACCGATGAGGTGGTGATCTGCGCTCTTGATGGCGGCGGCCCGGTGGAGGTGGCGCGGCATCGCCGCGCCGCCCCCGGTAGTCCCGCCATCAACGATGACCACTTCCCTGAGCATCGGGACAAGGTGCCCGGTGATTACCGGGTGCGGGCCCGCACTGTCAGTGAGCAGACCTTCCTGGCGCTGGGGCCGGGTGCGGCGGTGTGGCTCAAAGAAGCCGCCGCCGTCGGCACCGAACGGATCCTGCAGAAGATGGCCCACGCGGTGGAACTGTCGGCGTTAACCGGCCGCGCCGATGTCGACTGGGCGCTCGGGCATGCTGGCGTGCACGGTCGCTTCGCCACCGGTGACCTTGATTCCATCCTCGCCAGCAAGGGCATGGACACCACTCGCCGCGGCGCCGACGAAGACACCTCCCTGGCGCAAGGAACCAGTGGGTGGAACTTATTCGGCCGCAACGTTATCGACGCTGACGAGGCAGGCATCGCGTGA
- a CDS encoding Rv2732c family membrane protein codes for MSGNDGAFDAYRDDIEAAERRIAREIEPGARALVVAILVFVLIGSFVLPHTGHVRGWDVLFSTHGAANAAIALPQRVFSWLALVFGVGFSMLALLTRRWALAWIALAGSAVASAAGLLAIWSRQTVASGHPGPGVGLFVAWLAIILLTFHWARVVWSRTIVQLAAEEQRRKSAAQRQARTLLETLDDPQPPKGNGPGGSST; via the coding sequence ATGAGCGGCAATGACGGCGCATTCGATGCGTACCGCGACGACATCGAGGCCGCTGAGCGTCGCATTGCTCGCGAGATCGAGCCGGGCGCAAGGGCTTTGGTCGTCGCGATCTTGGTTTTCGTGCTGATCGGTTCGTTCGTGCTGCCACATACCGGTCACGTGCGCGGATGGGATGTGCTGTTTTCCACCCACGGCGCCGCCAATGCGGCCATCGCCCTGCCGCAGCGCGTATTCAGTTGGCTTGCTTTGGTTTTCGGCGTCGGTTTTTCCATGCTGGCTCTGTTGACCCGCCGTTGGGCCTTGGCCTGGATCGCGCTGGCGGGTTCTGCGGTGGCCAGTGCCGCTGGGCTGCTGGCCATTTGGTCGCGGCAGACAGTCGCCTCCGGTCACCCCGGGCCCGGCGTCGGGTTGTTCGTGGCGTGGCTTGCCATCATCTTGCTGACGTTCCACTGGGCGCGGGTGGTCTGGTCGCGCACCATCGTGCAACTCGCCGCAGAGGAACAGCGCCGTAAATCGGCGGCGCAGCGCCAGGCCCGGACGCTGCTGGAGACCCTCGATGACCCTCAACCACCCAAGGGCAATGGCCCGGGCGGTTCTTCGACTTAG
- a CDS encoding glycosyltransferase — MRVAVVAGPDPGHSFPAIALCQRFLAAGDVPTLLTGVEWLETARAAGVDAVELAGLDPTQDDDDGDAGAKIHQRAARMAVLNRPQLQAMGLDLVVSDVITACGGMAAELLGIPWIELDPHPLYRPSKGLPPVGSGLAPGTGISGRLRDATMRALTARSLRVGDRQRRQVRVEIGLPANDPGPLRMLIATLPALEVPRPDWPAEAVVVGPLHFEPTERTLPIPAGSGPVVVVAPSTATTGTAGMAETALAGLAPLGVRLVVSRLDGPELNLPPWAVAGLGRQDDLLAHADLMVCGGGHGIVAKTLLAGVPLVVVPGGGDQWEIANRVVRQGSGRLVRPLTGEALAGAVADVLAAPGYRAAAQRAAAGAADVADPVQVCHQALALAG; from the coding sequence ATGCGCGTGGCGGTGGTGGCTGGGCCGGACCCCGGCCATTCGTTCCCGGCGATCGCGTTGTGCCAGCGGTTTCTGGCGGCTGGGGACGTGCCGACGCTACTGACCGGCGTCGAATGGCTGGAGACCGCTCGTGCCGCCGGTGTCGACGCCGTCGAACTGGCCGGGCTGGACCCAACCCAGGACGACGACGACGGCGATGCCGGGGCCAAGATCCATCAGCGCGCGGCTCGGATGGCCGTGCTGAATCGCCCGCAGTTGCAGGCAATGGGGCTGGATCTGGTGGTGTCCGATGTGATCACCGCCTGCGGCGGGATGGCGGCCGAGCTGCTGGGAATCCCGTGGATCGAACTCGACCCGCACCCGCTGTACCGGCCGTCGAAGGGGCTGCCGCCGGTCGGCAGTGGACTGGCGCCCGGTACCGGAATCAGTGGTCGGCTACGCGACGCCACAATGCGCGCGTTGACCGCGCGGTCGTTACGGGTTGGCGACCGCCAACGCCGACAGGTTCGTGTTGAAATCGGTTTGCCCGCAAACGATCCCGGACCTTTGCGGATGCTGATCGCAACGCTACCAGCCTTGGAGGTGCCACGCCCGGACTGGCCGGCCGAAGCCGTCGTGGTCGGGCCGCTGCACTTCGAGCCGACCGAGCGGACATTGCCGATCCCGGCGGGTTCTGGCCCGGTCGTGGTGGTCGCGCCGTCGACGGCGACGACCGGTACCGCCGGAATGGCCGAGACGGCGCTGGCCGGCCTGGCGCCCCTCGGCGTGCGGCTGGTGGTGTCGCGGCTCGATGGTCCGGAGCTGAATTTGCCGCCCTGGGCGGTGGCCGGGCTGGGCAGGCAAGACGACCTGCTCGCCCACGCCGACCTGATGGTCTGCGGTGGGGGCCACGGCATCGTGGCCAAGACCCTGCTGGCCGGGGTGCCGCTGGTGGTGGTTCCCGGTGGCGGTGACCAATGGGAGATCGCCAACCGGGTGGTGCGCCAAGGCAGCGGGCGCCTGGTGCGGCCGTTGACCGGTGAAGCACTCGCCGGCGCTGTTGCCGATGTCCTGGCGGCGCCGGGTTATCGCGCCGCCGCGCAACGCGCCGCGGCCGGCGCCGCCGACGTGGCGGACCCGGTGCAGGTGTGCCATCAGGCACTGGCACTCGCCGGATAG
- the pspM gene encoding phage shock envelope stress response protein PspM, which produces MAVQSGRSGIWRTLLLRGLDTVSDVSELVLQKISAATDPRERQLRRRRRALRWGLIFSAGTVFWGVVTAILAAWGWFALLLEITGGVAVGQAMIATLLLIRYHWLKTDPLPPQRATSIRRLPPPSSAARPAMYALGASERGFFSLLGVMERGSLLPDNEIRDLSAAAKKSSAAMAATAAEVMSMERAANGTPQSRSYLAPTINAFTAQLSAGVRQYNEMVTAAAQLVSSASADRGAALLASRQRYRDELAGATDRLIGWSQAFDELGGLPRHA; this is translated from the coding sequence ATGGCAGTGCAGTCGGGGCGCAGCGGGATATGGCGGACGCTGCTGCTGCGCGGCCTCGACACCGTGAGTGACGTCTCCGAGTTGGTGTTGCAAAAGATCAGCGCCGCCACCGATCCCCGAGAGCGACAACTGCGGCGCCGCCGACGCGCTTTGCGCTGGGGTCTGATCTTCTCCGCCGGCACCGTGTTCTGGGGTGTGGTCACTGCGATCCTGGCGGCGTGGGGATGGTTCGCGCTACTGCTCGAGATCACCGGCGGGGTTGCCGTCGGGCAGGCGATGATCGCGACTTTGCTGCTGATCCGCTATCACTGGTTGAAGACTGACCCACTACCACCGCAGCGGGCCACCAGCATCCGTCGTCTTCCACCTCCGAGTTCGGCGGCGCGGCCGGCAATGTATGCGCTGGGCGCCTCAGAGCGAGGATTCTTCTCGTTGCTCGGCGTCATGGAGCGCGGCAGCTTGTTGCCCGACAACGAGATTCGCGACCTGAGTGCGGCGGCCAAGAAAAGCTCGGCTGCGATGGCGGCCACCGCCGCCGAGGTGATGTCGATGGAACGGGCCGCGAACGGCACGCCGCAATCACGCTCCTACTTGGCGCCCACGATCAACGCGTTCACTGCGCAACTGAGCGCAGGCGTGCGCCAGTACAACGAAATGGTTACTGCCGCAGCGCAATTAGTGTCGTCGGCGAGTGCAGACCGTGGGGCCGCATTGCTGGCGTCACGACAGCGCTACCGGGACGAACTGGCCGGGGCCACAGATCGTTTGATCGGCTGGTCGCAGGCGTTCGACGAGCTCGGCGGCCTTCCGCGCCACGCCTAG
- the clgR gene encoding transcriptional regulator ClgR, with product MPSLLREVLGDVLRQARITQGRTLRQVSDSARVSLGYLSEVERGRKEASSELLSAICDALDVPLSRLLIDASEQLAVEEFASEPAKADSPTAANIDASTKVVIPPVASLAIA from the coding sequence ATGCCGTCATTGCTGCGCGAGGTTCTCGGCGACGTATTGCGGCAAGCCCGCATCACGCAAGGCCGAACACTGCGTCAGGTCTCCGACAGCGCGCGGGTGAGCCTGGGATATCTCTCCGAGGTCGAGCGCGGTCGCAAAGAAGCATCGAGCGAGCTGCTCAGCGCGATCTGTGACGCGCTGGACGTACCTCTGTCGCGCTTGTTGATCGACGCCAGCGAACAGTTGGCCGTCGAGGAGTTCGCGTCCGAGCCGGCCAAGGCCGACTCGCCGACTGCGGCCAACATCGACGCCAGCACCAAGGTCGTCATCCCGCCGGTCGCTTCTCTGGCTATCGCCTAG
- a CDS encoding DUF5313 domain-containing protein: MTTSDKNRARPNFVQFLRYCCGGRLPDSMRDWVRNDLAGKGATGRMMRRVAVPAVLVLAPFWLIPTTLDVHLSMTLPILIPFVYFSHALNKVWRRHMLQVHGLDPNLVDAHRSKREEQMRQSYIERYGPRE; encoded by the coding sequence GTGACGACGTCCGACAAAAACCGCGCACGGCCCAACTTTGTTCAGTTCCTCCGCTACTGCTGCGGCGGGCGCTTGCCCGACTCGATGCGCGACTGGGTACGCAACGACCTGGCTGGCAAAGGCGCGACGGGCCGGATGATGCGGCGGGTCGCCGTTCCGGCGGTGCTGGTGCTCGCCCCGTTCTGGCTGATCCCGACGACGCTCGACGTGCATCTGAGCATGACGCTGCCGATCCTGATTCCGTTCGTGTACTTCTCGCACGCGCTGAACAAGGTGTGGCGTCGGCACATGCTCCAGGTACACGGGCTCGACCCGAATCTTGTTGATGCGCACCGCAGTAAGCGTGAGGAACAGATGCGTCAGTCCTACATCGAGCGCTACGGTCCTCGCGAATAG
- a CDS encoding DUF3046 domain-containing protein yields MRLTEFNERITLRFGATYGASVLADHVLSGFDGRTAAQAIEDGVEPRDVWRALCVDFDVPRDQW; encoded by the coding sequence GTGCGTCTCACAGAATTCAACGAGCGGATCACCCTGCGATTCGGCGCCACGTACGGCGCCTCGGTGTTGGCTGACCACGTGTTGAGCGGTTTCGACGGACGCACCGCCGCGCAGGCGATCGAGGACGGGGTGGAGCCGCGCGACGTGTGGCGGGCGCTGTGCGTTGACTTCGACGTACCCCGCGACCAGTGGTGA
- the pspA gene encoding phage shock protein PspA: MANPFVKAWKYVMALFNSKIDEYADPKVQIQQAIEEAQRQHQALTQQAAQVIGNQRQLEMRLNRQLADIEKLQVNVRQAVTLADQASAAGDAAKATEYNNAAEAFAAQLVTAEQSVEDLKVLHDQALGAAAQAKKAVEQNAMVLQQKIAERTKLFSQLEQAKMQEQVSKSLRSMSEIAAPGTTPNLDEVRDKIERRYANALGQAELAQNSVQGRMLEVEQAGVEMAGHSRLEQIRASMRGEALPTGGTTTGPTADPGTPAAAPQSAPAEKPLGQ, from the coding sequence ATGGCCAATCCGTTCGTCAAGGCGTGGAAGTACGTCATGGCGCTGTTCAACTCGAAGATCGACGAGTACGCCGACCCCAAGGTGCAGATCCAGCAGGCCATCGAGGAAGCGCAGCGCCAGCACCAGGCGCTGACCCAGCAGGCCGCGCAGGTGATCGGCAACCAGCGTCAACTCGAGATGCGACTGAACCGCCAGCTCGCCGACATCGAAAAGCTGCAGGTCAACGTCCGTCAGGCGGTGACGCTTGCCGACCAGGCATCCGCCGCCGGCGACGCCGCCAAAGCCACCGAGTACAACAACGCCGCCGAGGCGTTCGCCGCGCAACTGGTGACCGCCGAACAAAGTGTGGAAGACCTCAAGGTGCTGCATGACCAGGCGCTCGGTGCCGCGGCGCAGGCCAAGAAGGCTGTCGAGCAAAACGCCATGGTGCTGCAGCAGAAAATCGCCGAGCGCACCAAGCTGTTCAGCCAGCTCGAGCAAGCCAAGATGCAAGAGCAGGTCAGCAAATCACTTCGGTCGATGAGTGAGATCGCCGCGCCGGGCACCACGCCCAACCTCGACGAAGTTCGGGACAAGATCGAGCGCCGGTACGCCAACGCGCTGGGCCAGGCCGAGCTCGCCCAGAATTCGGTGCAGGGCCGAATGCTCGAGGTCGAGCAGGCCGGTGTGGAAATGGCCGGCCACTCCCGCCTCGAGCAGATCCGGGCGTCGATGCGCGGTGAAGCCTTACCGACCGGCGGAACGACGACTGGCCCGACCGCCGATCCGGGGACCCCGGCGGCCGCACCCCAGTCCGCGCCGGCCGAGAAACCCCTGGGCCAGTAG